In Treponema sp. OMZ 798, the following proteins share a genomic window:
- a CDS encoding MBOAT family protein has translation MFFPTISFAVFFLSVFFLYWYIFRQEKERKILLTAASYFFYAMWDWRFCILLFVFTLINYFYGFLIDKEKNYVPRKAIVIIICILDILYLGFFKYLYGLLSYLNTFFPDMYSVSPFLSHVRSWSLLLPVGISYYTFRCMSYVFDIYLCKIRHVKSFWDFLLYVSFFPQLSSGPIVQAEYFFKDLPRALNCDNEKGARPIAFDNAIVLLISGLYKKMIISNFLTILVTDKIFANPSFYNTWELIFGVLCYTIIIYADFSGYSDMAIGIGILLGFNTPANFNRPYVSKSITEFWRRWHISFSSWLRDYLYFGLGGSRFGLARALFALFFTMLIAGLWHGASWTFLIWGAMQGTMLCIERIFSEVKKKKALGGEPLGEKQNVKKGFDFLKIIPVFIFINISWLVFFSSSLSELNLYLRSLGNVSQPFQIISPFILLIFFAGLILQLPSESLRKKAFTIYSRLPMIFKVVITVSFLAAVYAVSTSGIPPFIYFAF, from the coding sequence ATGTTTTTTCCTACGATTTCGTTTGCCGTATTTTTTCTCTCAGTGTTTTTTTTATACTGGTATATTTTTAGGCAGGAAAAAGAACGGAAAATACTTTTGACGGCCGCCTCTTATTTTTTCTATGCGATGTGGGATTGGCGTTTTTGTATCCTGCTTTTTGTTTTTACCCTTATAAATTATTTTTACGGCTTTCTTATCGATAAAGAAAAAAATTACGTACCCAGAAAGGCTATCGTAATCATTATCTGCATTCTCGATATTTTGTATTTGGGATTTTTTAAATACCTTTACGGACTGCTTTCGTATTTAAATACCTTTTTTCCCGATATGTACTCAGTATCGCCTTTTTTAAGCCATGTACGCTCTTGGTCTCTTTTACTTCCTGTAGGTATTTCTTATTATACCTTCCGATGCATGAGCTATGTCTTTGATATCTATCTTTGTAAGATAAGGCATGTCAAGTCTTTTTGGGATTTTTTACTCTATGTATCGTTTTTCCCCCAGCTGTCCTCAGGCCCCATTGTTCAGGCCGAATATTTTTTTAAGGACCTTCCGAGAGCTCTTAACTGTGACAATGAAAAAGGAGCAAGGCCCATAGCCTTCGACAATGCAATTGTGCTTTTAATTTCAGGTCTTTATAAAAAAATGATAATTTCAAATTTTTTAACCATCCTTGTGACAGATAAAATTTTTGCAAATCCTTCATTTTATAATACATGGGAGCTCATTTTTGGGGTGCTATGTTATACGATTATTATCTATGCCGATTTTTCGGGATACAGCGACATGGCGATAGGTATAGGCATTCTTTTAGGCTTTAATACCCCTGCAAACTTTAACCGCCCCTATGTTTCAAAGTCAATCACCGAATTTTGGAGAAGGTGGCATATAAGCTTTTCTTCATGGCTTCGCGACTACCTTTATTTCGGCTTAGGCGGCTCCCGTTTTGGCCTTGCTCGGGCTCTTTTTGCGCTTTTTTTTACGATGCTCATTGCAGGTCTTTGGCATGGAGCTTCATGGACCTTTTTGATTTGGGGAGCGATGCAGGGAACAATGCTTTGTATCGAGAGAATTTTTTCAGAAGTGAAAAAAAAGAAAGCCTTAGGAGGAGAGCCTTTAGGTGAAAAACAAAATGTAAAAAAAGGTTTTGATTTTTTGAAAATTATACCGGTCTTTATATTTATAAATATCAGCTGGCTTGTGTTTTTTTCGTCATCTCTATCGGAACTGAATTTATATTTACGATCCTTGGGAAATGTGTCTCAGCCCTTTCAAATTATAAGTCCCTTTATTCTTTTAATCTTTTTTGCAGGTCTTATTTTACAGCTTCCTTCGGAAAGTTTAAGAAAAAAAGCTTTTACGATATATAGCCGTCTTCCGATGATTTTCAAAGTTGTTATCACCGTAAGTTTTTTAGCTGCCGTTTATGCGGTTTCAACTTCGGGCATCCCCCCGTTTATCTATTTTGCGTTTTAG
- a CDS encoding periplasmic-type flagellar collar protein FlbB, with amino-acid sequence MRRSGTIGRIIVLLILIILLVFGGLLWFDYLGLISSRTLFSPVYSLFGLKTAEGIAPLDADEMADLENDRYEKRLLALEVRSQELDKREEDVQSKENENKQVAEELDDRRLAIEEKEKNFNLLMVERDSREANIVQIAKYINGMPPEKAVANLLSMDDQDVIDVLRAVEKMAIEEGKNSSVAYWFSLMPASRAAEIQRKMANKPVTFP; translated from the coding sequence TTGAGAAGAAGCGGAACTATAGGACGAATTATTGTTCTTTTAATATTGATTATTTTACTCGTGTTCGGAGGCCTATTGTGGTTTGACTATTTAGGTCTAATCAGCTCACGGACTTTGTTTTCTCCTGTTTACTCCCTTTTCGGCTTAAAAACTGCTGAAGGTATTGCTCCATTAGATGCCGATGAGATGGCTGATTTGGAAAATGACCGCTACGAAAAACGTCTTTTGGCTTTGGAAGTCCGATCGCAGGAACTGGATAAACGGGAAGAAGATGTTCAATCGAAAGAAAATGAAAATAAACAGGTTGCCGAGGAACTGGATGACCGCAGGCTGGCTATAGAAGAAAAAGAAAAGAATTTTAACCTTTTAATGGTGGAGCGGGATTCCCGTGAAGCCAATATAGTTCAAATAGCAAAATATATTAACGGTATGCCTCCTGAAAAGGCTGTTGCCAACCTCCTTTCGATGGATGATCAGGATGTAATAGATGTGCTTAGAGCCGTAGAAAAGATGGCAATAGAGGAAGGTAAAAACTCTTCGGTTGCTTATTGGTTTTCTTTGATGCCTGCTTCCAGGGCTGCAGAGATTCAGCGTAAGATGGCAAATAAGCCTGTTACCTTCCCGTAA
- the hflC gene encoding protease modulator HflC: protein MENYENVNAEDVQYEKSSSKNKIKPEKTKKDKKGLGWFFFAVIIIVLFLFLKPFYILNEGNVAIITKFGAVVKTEKEAGLHFKMPLIHTVNKYTAKLLRLDGDPQKILTLEKQYLKVDTTSRWRIVDVKKFYESLTTYESAYSRLSDIVDSSVRDIISVNSLADVVRSSNIINESKNNEEFNLENAEVDLGSIKTEKVGFPVIKKGREALADEILKRANSQLGEFGLEVVDLIFKGIKYSDELENSVFSRMIKERNQIAGTFRSTGDGEKLKILGELENEKRTILSQAYAEAERIKGDADAKAVAIYAESYGKSPEFYSFWKSMEIYKNSLPETEKILSTDMEYFQYLYKH, encoded by the coding sequence ATGGAAAACTATGAAAATGTAAATGCTGAAGATGTTCAATATGAAAAATCTTCTTCCAAAAATAAGATAAAGCCCGAAAAAACAAAAAAAGATAAAAAAGGACTCGGATGGTTTTTCTTTGCAGTTATTATAATTGTTTTATTTTTATTCTTAAAGCCTTTTTATATTTTAAATGAGGGAAATGTTGCCATCATCACAAAATTCGGTGCTGTTGTAAAGACCGAAAAAGAAGCCGGCCTTCATTTTAAAATGCCCTTAATTCATACCGTAAACAAGTATACGGCTAAGCTCCTGCGCTTGGACGGTGATCCTCAAAAAATTCTTACTTTAGAAAAACAATATCTCAAAGTAGATACCACCAGCCGATGGCGTATAGTTGACGTAAAAAAGTTTTATGAATCTCTTACCACCTATGAAAGTGCTTATTCCCGCCTTTCGGATATTGTAGATTCATCGGTTAGAGACATTATTTCGGTGAACAGTCTTGCCGACGTTGTTCGAAGTTCCAATATTATAAATGAAAGCAAAAACAATGAAGAGTTTAACCTTGAAAATGCCGAAGTTGATCTAGGCTCGATAAAAACCGAAAAGGTTGGCTTTCCTGTGATAAAAAAAGGCCGGGAAGCTCTTGCAGATGAGATTTTAAAGAGGGCAAACAGCCAGCTTGGAGAATTCGGTTTGGAAGTGGTTGACCTTATTTTTAAAGGAATTAAGTATTCGGATGAGCTTGAAAATTCCGTGTTCAGCCGAATGATAAAGGAAAGAAACCAGATTGCAGGAACTTTTAGGTCTACGGGTGACGGCGAAAAACTTAAAATCTTAGGGGAATTGGAAAACGAAAAACGGACTATCTTGTCTCAGGCCTATGCCGAAGCTGAAAGGATAAAGGGCGATGCGGATGCAAAGGCTGTTGCAATCTATGCCGAAAGCTACGGCAAGTCTCCCGAATTTTACAGCTTTTGGAAGAGCATGGAAATTTATAAAAATTCCTTGCCCGAGACCGAAAAAATTCTTTCAACCGACATGGAATATTTTCAGTATCTGTATAAGCATTAA
- the hflK gene encoding FtsH protease activity modulator HflK, with protein MKQKKVDPSRVFGALRTIIVLIVIALIAFSGIKVIPTTDNGVVTRFGKYTRTLAPGLNFVIPFVDQVYKVPIKTVQKEEFGFRTSRSGERSEYQNSMLHESSMLTGDLNIINVEWVIQYKIVDPKAWLFNVEESQRNKTVRDVSKSVVNSLVGDRAIMDIISLDRDSIAVLAQEKMNEKYKQMGLGISVSSVQLQNIVPPEEVQAAFEDVNIAIQDMNRLINEGKEAYNKEIPKAKGEAQKMIEEARGYASERINKAKGDVARFNAVYSEYVKAPDITRRRLYLETLDSIFKNNENVTLIDKNLKSFLPLKDLNKGGN; from the coding sequence ATGAAGCAAAAAAAGGTTGACCCTTCAAGGGTTTTTGGAGCTTTACGTACAATAATAGTATTGATAGTTATAGCTCTTATAGCCTTTTCGGGGATAAAGGTTATCCCTACAACAGATAACGGAGTTGTTACCCGTTTCGGTAAATATACAAGGACCCTTGCTCCGGGGCTTAACTTTGTAATTCCCTTTGTAGATCAAGTTTATAAGGTTCCTATTAAGACCGTTCAAAAGGAAGAATTCGGATTTAGAACATCGCGGTCGGGAGAAAGAAGCGAATATCAAAATTCAATGCTTCACGAATCTTCGATGCTTACAGGAGACCTAAACATTATAAATGTTGAATGGGTTATTCAGTATAAAATAGTTGATCCTAAGGCCTGGCTTTTTAATGTAGAAGAATCTCAAAGAAATAAAACAGTCAGAGATGTTTCAAAATCCGTTGTCAACAGTTTGGTGGGCGACAGGGCTATTATGGACATAATCAGCTTGGACCGCGACAGCATCGCAGTTTTGGCTCAAGAAAAAATGAATGAAAAATATAAGCAGATGGGACTTGGGATTTCCGTTTCATCGGTTCAGCTGCAAAACATTGTTCCGCCTGAGGAAGTTCAAGCTGCCTTCGAGGACGTAAACATCGCAATTCAAGATATGAATAGGCTAATAAACGAAGGAAAAGAAGCCTATAATAAGGAAATTCCTAAGGCAAAGGGTGAAGCTCAAAAGATGATTGAAGAAGCAAGAGGTTATGCTTCCGAAAGGATAAACAAGGCTAAGGGTGATGTTGCCCGATTTAATGCCGTTTATTCCGAATATGTAAAGGCTCCCGACATTACGAGAAGAAGGCTCTACCTTGAGACTTTGGATTCTATTTTTAAAAATAATGAAAACGTTACGCTCATAGATAAAAACTTAAAAAGCTTTTTACCTTTAAAAGATTTAAATAAGGGAGGAAATTGA
- a CDS encoding ribonucleoside triphosphate reductase, whose protein sequence is MEEKTTNQTVFPEWKSFLGTMEKAKPEILRSVVKRSGEIEAYNRKKIEKAINKAIAAVEGSPNDEKAAFLTDKVEEKLKAIMASRYAHSIPAIEEIQDVVELVLIEQQEARLAKAYILYRAKREAVRDAESLMLNINSTMDGYLSQSDWRVKENANVNFSLGGLILHNSGTITANYWLKNIYTPAIAEAHITAAFHIHDLSMFSGYCAGWSLRQLIHEGLGGVPDKITSKPPKHLSTLIQQIVNFLGIMQNEWAGAQAFSSFDTYLAPFVKKDNMNEASVKQCLQSFVYGVNTPSRWGSQAPFTNITLDWVCPPDLANQKAVVGGETQDFTYGDCQKEMDMINKLFIELMLEGDAAGRGFQYPIPTYNITSDFDWTSPNAKLLFEMTARYGTPYFQNFINSDLNPGDVRSMCCRLQLDKRELRKRGGGLFGSDEFTGSIGVVTINMPQIGYLAKTEKDYFDRLDYLMDIAKQSLEMKRKVIEKLLEGGLFPYTKRYLHHLNNHFSTIGICGMNESCLNFLGEDIVSARGKAFAEKVLTYMRNRLADFQEETGSLFNLEATPAESTSYRLARHDKNQFPDIITSGDAEPYYTNSSQLPVAYTTDVFEALDHQESLQRKYTGGTVFHIFLGESIKDWESCRDLVKAVANNYRIPYFSISPTFSICPIHGYLEGEHFECPYCKREKQAKLELKLAELEKEKSEVLSTVSKN, encoded by the coding sequence TATAGCTGCTGTTGAAGGAAGCCCGAATGACGAAAAGGCTGCTTTTTTAACCGACAAGGTCGAAGAAAAGCTTAAAGCCATTATGGCTTCACGCTATGCCCATTCTATCCCTGCAATCGAAGAAATTCAGGATGTTGTCGAACTTGTTTTAATAGAACAGCAGGAAGCCCGCCTTGCAAAGGCTTATATTCTTTACAGGGCAAAGAGGGAGGCTGTGCGGGATGCGGAAAGCCTCATGCTCAATATCAACAGCACCATGGACGGCTATTTAAGCCAATCCGACTGGCGCGTAAAAGAAAATGCCAATGTAAATTTTTCATTGGGCGGTCTTATTCTTCATAACTCAGGAACCATTACGGCAAACTATTGGCTTAAAAATATATATACGCCTGCAATTGCTGAAGCCCATATAACGGCAGCCTTTCATATCCATGACCTTTCAATGTTTTCAGGCTATTGTGCCGGCTGGTCTTTGCGTCAGCTTATCCACGAGGGCTTGGGCGGAGTTCCGGATAAGATTACCTCAAAGCCTCCCAAGCATTTATCGACTCTTATTCAGCAGATAGTCAACTTTTTAGGCATTATGCAAAACGAGTGGGCCGGAGCTCAGGCCTTCAGCTCCTTTGATACCTATTTGGCTCCCTTCGTAAAAAAGGATAACATGAACGAAGCAAGCGTAAAGCAATGTCTTCAAAGTTTTGTTTACGGTGTAAACACTCCGAGCCGCTGGGGCTCTCAAGCTCCCTTTACAAACATAACCTTGGACTGGGTCTGCCCTCCCGACCTTGCAAACCAAAAGGCCGTTGTCGGAGGCGAGACTCAAGACTTTACCTACGGTGACTGTCAAAAAGAAATGGATATGATAAACAAGCTCTTTATCGAGCTCATGCTTGAAGGGGATGCCGCAGGCCGAGGTTTTCAGTATCCTATTCCGACTTATAATATAACTTCAGATTTTGATTGGACAAGCCCTAATGCAAAATTGCTTTTTGAGATGACTGCCCGGTACGGTACGCCTTATTTTCAAAACTTTATAAATTCCGACTTAAACCCGGGGGATGTCCGTTCTATGTGTTGCCGGCTTCAACTGGATAAAAGGGAACTGCGTAAAAGAGGAGGCGGTCTTTTCGGTTCGGATGAGTTTACAGGCTCCATAGGGGTTGTTACCATCAACATGCCTCAAATAGGATATCTCGCAAAAACCGAAAAGGACTATTTTGACCGATTGGACTATCTTATGGATATAGCAAAGCAAAGCCTTGAGATGAAGCGTAAGGTAATCGAAAAGCTCTTGGAAGGCGGCCTTTTCCCTTATACAAAAAGATATTTACATCATTTAAATAACCACTTTTCGACTATAGGAATTTGCGGTATGAACGAGTCCTGCTTAAACTTTTTGGGAGAGGATATTGTGAGTGCAAGAGGAAAGGCCTTTGCCGAAAAGGTTTTAACATACATGAGAAACCGCCTTGCCGACTTCCAGGAAGAAACAGGCAGCTTGTTCAACCTTGAAGCCACTCCGGCAGAGAGTACCTCTTACAGACTCGCACGCCACGATAAAAATCAGTTTCCCGATATAATAACTTCAGGGGATGCCGAGCCTTATTACACCAATTCAAGTCAGCTTCCGGTTGCCTACACTACAGATGTATTTGAAGCCTTGGATCATCAAGAAAGTTTACAGCGTAAGTATACGGGCGGAACGGTTTTTCATATCTTCTTGGGCGAGTCTATAAAGGATTGGGAATCATGCAGGGATCTGGTTAAGGCTGTTGCTAACAATTACCGTATTCCTTATTTTTCAATTTCGCCGACATTTTCGATATGCCCAATTCACGGCTATCTTGAGGGCGAGCATTTTGAGTGCCCTTATTGCAAGCGTGAAAAACAGGCGAAGCTTGAATTAAAATTGGCTGAACTTGAAAAAGAAAAATCTGAAGTGTTAAGTACGGTTTCTAAAAATTAA